The genome window TGTCATCGgtttttccaaattcttcCAGTGCAGGGTTCGAGCAAATTTATTATTCAGAGTTGACAATTGATACTACTAAAATGCGAGAACGTCAAAGATTTTAGACAGAAATAAGCCTTTGATgaaaaacaaggaaattaCTAAACCAATCTATTCATGGAAACAGATAAAAAGTATCTTAGATATGTACAAGGGCGTACAATAACAGGAGCTGTAACTAATGGTGCAGTATCTGCAACAATACTTTGTTGGTATTCGGGATCCTTCCCATCAGTATAAATCACCTGTTCATAAACATCATCAAGAAAATGCACCACGTATATATAGTTAGTTTAGTGGAATTAATATATGCAACAGAAAACGCAGAAGTATTCTGCTAGCATAGAGGAgtgacttaaaaaataatgcaaCAAAAAGAACTAATGCCAAACACTAACACCGCCAATGAGAtaataaacaagaaaattgcatctagaaaaagaaagaaacatacCGTCTCCCCTTCATTCAAAAATAGCTTGGCAATTTCTATTCCAGCCTGAAATAGGCAAAAGGGTATAAATAAAGAATCTTCAAATTACAGAATTCAGCTGAAATAAAGTACATGTTGGAACATACAAACATCACTGAGCTTGTGCTAATAATCAATTGGACAGGATTGAGTCAATACAATTACATGCAGGGGATGCATGATTTTCCACAAAAGGtgtaaaaaatttattttattacttttccaCATGTCCTGTGAAAACTTGATAATAGCCATTTCCTCAAAGTTATCTCTAATATCCAGAATGAAAACCTGTACTAGTCCACCACGATTATCTCTAAGATCCAGAATAAAGTATGATGCACCCATGTCCTGAAGTCGCTTCATAGCTGCAAAAATCATTTTACCCTTTAATATAATCCTAAAACCAAGTAACCACTATATAACTCTAGTATAAAGCAGAAAAAGAACCTACTAATGTTGTAAATAAGGTAAAGCAAGTATTCTGAAGCTAGCGAACAGGGAACAAAACGGAAGCAATAattatttagggtttagggaaCCACATACCAGTTACCAAGTCTTTTCTAGCCAATGCATTGAACTCTTTTATGCGCGTGTATCCAACAGATCTGGTTCCATTTTCTATTTGTTCCAACCGATAAGAGACAGGGGTTCGAGCAACAAGTTGTCTTTGGACTTCAATAGATTGAATAGGCCCACAATTTCCATGCTTGACCTAAAAGTATGACAATGTTTATTATCAACAATCattgtaaaaattaaaaaaaaccaacaaaaatgaaaaataccaATACTCATTATCAAGGTTAATTTAAATGATAACCTATTTATGGTAGAGACAAACAACAGCATTACAAATGGTATCACAACCTTAATAGTAACGAAGGTTTCGTTAGGACCTTGCATCATTGATGATACTTCAAAGGCTGATTTCCCTTTCACATCCAATCCATTAACAGCTAGTACTTCATCCCCCTACCAAATAAGAGAACCCATGAAAACCTATTATAGACCAGTTAGAACAGGGGGAAAAAAATGTAGGCACAGATAAACATTGAAACTTCTGGAAATAACAGAAAAAacaggattttttttttttggatccTGACAGTGAAGTAACATGACTAGACAAACAGATAGGTTCAGGGTTCTAGACttccaagaaaaatatatatgtagcCAGATGTTATTTGATGACCTATTCACTCATTTATTGCACTTCTTGATATGCCAACATTAGGGAGAACAATGATATATGAATGCATAAAGCCACCAGTTATATGTAAGAAGAACCATATCCAACACTTTCATTTCAAAGTTCTAAATTAAATAGTTACCAACTATTAGCAGCACCTAACCCAAAACAACCTTGACACTAACCCCGTCAAGACTTTCTGTGAATTCGTGATACATCAACTCGGAGAACTAATAGCAAATGAAAATCCAAGGTGGAAAGAGATATATAAAGAAACAGACATAATATTACATCTATAACTGTAAGTTTGGCTTCTATAGAAATAAATACCTGTCTCACACCAGCAGAATGTGCAGGGCCATCTAATACAAGTCCTAGAACCTTCAATTTCACATCTCCATTGTCATCTGGAACTTCCCTGAGGTTTATTCCAATACCACTCATGTCATACCTCGCCATCTTGGAGAACTTTCATTTCAACAATGAAAAAAGCGACATGTGCCATGGAATAAGATACGCTGTAAATTTCGTAAGTGAAGACGACCCATATTTTGTAAGAGATAACATTCATAATCAAAGCACTTAATTTTTCTTCCCATCTTTCCTAAGCACAATGTATCATGATTTTAAAACTTGTTGTATGCTTCTCTGTGAATAAACGATactgaaagaagaagaaagaaagaaaaaaacgcTAAATATGGAGAGGAATAGAGGGGACAGATAATGAATTACCTCTTCAGGTGAAAGAAATCGAGTATAAGGGTCACCCAAGCTGGCCAACATTCGCTTAATCGTATCATGAGCCTTTGATCTTGTCTTTATTGAACTACTCCTTATGTCTTCCCTTTTCCTCTGAAAATTATCCCCAATCATTAATCACACGcgcacacacatacacacttatacatataaatataggTACACACACATGTACATACACAATTGAAAATCCAGAATCCGATACACATATCCATAAACAGAACAATTACTCTCTTATTCCGTAACTTCACTAACTtgattaaaccaaaaaaaaatgttactTTCTTTCGTGCAAGCTCTACAATCCACCTTCGTACGTGTGAATATCTGTTTACCTGCCAAGTTTCCGTGAACGAGCGAGAGCGACTGGTGTTGAGAAAGCTGTCATTGACGATTTCCCAAGCTTCCTCCACAATCCCCTCACTGGTCACCGCCGGTTCGGACCCTAACTCGGCGGTTTCATCTCCTTCATCTTCGCTGCAAAACTCCGGTGGCTGCGAAAAAGGTGGGACTTGAacggaggaagaagaagaaaactcaaTCGCTATGGAAGAAGAAGGCGAAGAGACCAAAAGACCGAACGACAGAGCACCACCTAGGGCTCCAATTAGAGCTTTCTCGGCCCAATTGATTGAATTGCGTCTGAAATTGGATCGAATTGGGGATTTTGGGGTTCGCGGTGGTGGTAGTGAAGATAGTGAGAGTGTGGTGGTGTTGCTGAGCAACAGAaccctcatcttcttccaacccaaaatgatttttttttattttcccaaGCTCCGCGGGAGTTTAAATACGAGGCGTTTTGACCGTTGTTACAGTTGGACGGCTGTGAAGGGAGCTGTTTGGTTTCGAGTTTGAGTGAGTCCAATTCCAGTCCTGAATAAGACAGAAGTGGTGGGCCATAGGCCAGCTGTGAAGTAGCTGGCCCACAAACCAGCCCCTGCCTGCCACGTGTTGCGCTGCCGAACGTAGTTTGAACTCGACGACTGAGACTCTCTCTTGGTCCTTGTTTGCagtttggattggattgtGTTTTGGCTCAGTGTATGCTACTCGTCTGAAAAACTTTAGGATAAGCACCAATAATTTCTTATTATATATTCTTTTGCACCAAAGACGCGTACTCACTTTAAAGGCGCGTTCATGCCACTCATAATTCAATAATGAAGAAGAACCCAATGTAAACATGACCAGTTTGTTGTGTGATGTGAAAGtatatgttttgtttggttgattatggattatgatttttcaaaaatactAATTAGGAGGActaatcaaaaaataaaaggaatcGGACTCTTAAGCTTTACGTATATATATGTGCGTGAAGACAAATTTAAATGATATGTCACGCGATTGgtgataaataataaattaaattatatatcacACGATTAGTGATAATTAATGAATTCACCTGCAATAGgcaagttatttttttttaattcttttttttttttttttatactgtGATGGCCAGCTTGATCTAGAAGGTTTTCCGAAGTGACTATCAATCATCAATGTGACTGTTatcataaatatttttctcattatACAATTACCGTAAATGTGTTCATGGAAGTTAATGCATGATAAgttatctatctatctatatatatagttctGATCTCTTGAATTACAGGAattcaagagatttgtggtcactcaacGTTAGAtataaattcaacggttcactcccTCTTGCActctttttaagaaacttttttgaaccattaaaTTAACATCCAACAGTGgatgaccacaatctcttggacccctgtggtccaagagatcggggctgtctatatataaagcaaaaagtagagaattgtgaaatattcaaaataccaaaaaatgcccttgattaattcaaatattaataattaaaattactaattacatgaggataatatggtaaattcatattttttcatattaaaaaaaattaaaatgaaaaacaaaatcagataatatgtcctatttttatggaacataactacccattatcttttttaattctttttttttttttaaagcctcACACAGAAGCGGAACagttaacaaaaaattatagaacAAATAGTGTGTGGGTAAGTGAAAATTATCCTATCATCCTTAAGTAGTATAAAAAAAACGGACATAATGATCATTTTACCCTATTTAGTTGACAAATAAAATATGTCTTGTTGAAGCTATTGAGGGAGATGATGTTTTAAATATTACGTACAAATTGAGGGTAAGATTTGTTCGAATTATTAGTTAGCATAATTTTCTATAATTGAAACTACAAAACCAATATAATCTATGTATGCAAATTATTGATTTCAAGTTTGAACCTCCATGGCACATTAGTagagtgtgtgtgagaaattcaTCTTCCGTCTAATTTAGATTGTCatatctatttaaaaaatacaatatatatgatccaatgaaaaattatatatatttgtataaattCACATTTAAGAAGCTTTTAAAAACAATATGTCAATTATTTGCATATACTCGTGCGGAAGAGTTATTGTATTGATAAAATCCCTTGACACTAATAATAAATTGTATTATTATTTAGGATCATATTCTCTTATTATATAACTTTGCATAGTGTATTACTAAATTATTAACCAGgaagataaaaaaaagagatcatgtttcttcttttatctGAGAGAATAATATGTTTATGCTTTTtaccaattttgttttttaggtaacaatttataatatttaCATTTGGTTTTTACTATGCACTAGggaataataacaataattacTGGGTgttaaggaaaaaataaaaaagaaccgCAGTGGTTTTCAATATGCGAAacggaaaataataaaaaaacttgcACACTcacagaggaaagaaaaaagaaagagagaaagggaggGTTTTCGGTgcaaagacagagagagagagaaggagagagagatagagagagactTTGGATATT of Prunus dulcis chromosome 4, ALMONDv2, whole genome shotgun sequence contains these proteins:
- the LOC117625728 gene encoding carboxyl-terminal-processing peptidase 1, chloroplastic isoform X2, which translates into the protein MRVLLLSNTTTLSLSSLPPPRTPKSPIRSNFRRNSINWAEKALIGALGGALSFGLLVSSPSSSIAIEFSSSSSVQVPPFSQPPEFCSEDEGDETAELGSEPAVTSEGIVEEAWEIVNDSFLNTSRSRSFTETWQRKREDIRSSSIKTRSKAHDTIKRMLASLGDPYTRFLSPEEFSKMARYDMSGIGINLREVPDDNGDVKLKVLGLVLDGPAHSAGVRQGDEVLAVNGLDVKGKSAFEVSSMMQGPNETFVTIKVKHGNCGPIQSIEVQRQLVARTPVSYRLEQIENGTRSVGYTRIKEFNALARKDLVTAMKRLQDMGASYFILDLRDNRGGLVQAGIEIAKLFLNEGETVIYTDGKDPEYQQSIVADTAPLVTAPVIVLVNNSTASASEIVSRLIVPIMV
- the LOC117625728 gene encoding carboxyl-terminal-processing peptidase 1, chloroplastic isoform X1, producing the protein MRVLLLSNTTTLSLSSLPPPRTPKSPIRSNFRRNSINWAEKALIGALGGALSFGLLVSSPSSSIAIEFSSSSSVQVPPFSQPPEFCSEDEGDETAELGSEPAVTSEGIVEEAWEIVNDSFLNTSRSRSFTETWQRKREDIRSSSIKTRSKAHDTIKRMLASLGDPYTRFLSPEEFSKMARYDMSGIGINLREVPDDNGDVKLKVLGLVLDGPAHSAGVRQGDEVLAVNGLDVKGKSAFEVSSMMQGPNETFVTIKVKHGNCGPIQSIEVQRQLVARTPVSYRLEQIENGTRSVGYTRIKEFNALARKDLVTAMKRLQDMGASYFILDLRDNRGGLVQAGIEIAKLFLNEGETVIYTDGKDPEYQQSIVADTAPLVTAPVIVLVNNSTASASEIVASALHDNCRGVLVGDRTFGKGLIQSVFELRDGSGVVVTVGKYVTPKHKDINGNGIEPDYRNFPAWSDVTQHLSRCNMLQRG
- the LOC117625728 gene encoding carboxyl-terminal-processing peptidase 1, chloroplastic isoform X3; the protein is MARYDMSGIGINLREVPDDNGDVKLKVLGLVLDGPAHSAGVRQGDEVLAVNGLDVKGKSAFEVSSMMQGPNETFVTIKVKHGNCGPIQSIEVQRQLVARTPVSYRLEQIENGTRSVGYTRIKEFNALARKDLVTAMKRLQDMGASYFILDLRDNRGGLVQAGIEIAKLFLNEGETVIYTDGKDPEYQQSIVADTAPLVTAPVIVLVNNSTASASEIVASALHDNCRGVLVGDRTFGKGLIQSVFELRDGSGVVVTVGKYVTPKHKDINGNGIEPDYRNFPAWSDVTQHLSRCNMLQRG